TCGACGCGCGGCCGGGGCACGAACACCGTCGGGGGCACGGTGCCGACCACCTCGGCCCGGGCCCAGTAGGCCACCTTCACCGACACGGCGCCGTAGGCCCGGCTGCCGGGCGGGGAGGCGAGGCGCTCGGCCACCTCCTTCTGCACCATCACGAGCATCCGGGCGATGGCGGGCACGCCCTCCAACAGCTCCACCACGAGCGGGGTGGCCACGTTGTAGGGCAGGTTGGCCACCAGCACCCATCCGGTGCCGGGCAGCAACGACGACCAGTCCGCCCGGGTGGCGTCGGCCTCCACGACCGTGACCCCGGCGGGCGCCACCTCGTCGCGCAGCACGGCGGCCAGGCGGCGGTCGATCTCGACGGCCAGGACGGACGCGCCCACCGCCGCCAGCGCCGTGGTCAGCGATCCCAGCCCGGCGCCGATCTCGACGACCCGGTCACCGGGTCCCACCCCGGCCAGGCGCACGATCCGCTCGGCGGTGTTGGGATCGACGAGGAAGTTCTGACCCAGGGCCCGGCTGGGGCGCAGCCCGTGGGCGGCCAGCAGCTCGGTCAGCCGCGCCCGCCCCAGGCGCTCACCACTCGATGCGGACCTGGATGACTCCTTGGGAGGTCGAGGCAATCTGCGAGAACGTACTTTCCGACAGGTCGATGATCCGGCCACCGGCGTAGGGACCACGGTCCTCGACCCGGCACTTGGTGGTGGCCCCGTTGGCCAGGTTGGTCACGGTGACCACGGTGCCGAAGGGCAGCGAGGGGTGGGCGCAGGTGCCGGCGGGGGCCTGGTACCAGGAGGCCGATCCCGTCTCGGAGTTCGAAGACGACCGGGACGTGGTGGTCGTGCTCGGCCGCGTGGTCGTGGTGGTGGTGCGCGGCTCGGTCGTCGTCGTGGTCGGCGCCTCGGTGGTGGTGGTGGTGGTGGTGGCGGCGCGCACCTCGGGACGTGCCGGCGCCACCGCGACGGTCGTCGTCGTGCTGGCGAGGGTGTCGGTGGAAGCCACGTCCGCCGTCGGCACCGCCCGGCTGGCCGCCTGGGCGCTCACCGTGCCCGCCCCGGCCGCCGCCGACTCCAGGGCCGCCAGCTGGTCGGCGGTCATCGGCACGGCGTCGGACCGGCTGGCCGCCGACGACGCAGCGTGGGAATCGCGCCCCGCCGTCACCCGCGCCGGTCGCGAGGCGGAATGGGCCACGCGCGCCCCGCCGGGCCGGTGCAGCAGCAACGGCGCGACGAGCACCGAGGCGCACAGAGCCACGGGTAGCAGAAGTCGGCGGGGGTTGGGGTCGGCGTCGCTCATAGGCGTGCGCGCGGCCGGGCCAAGCGGCTCCGCCCGCTGCCCTCCGGCGGAGCCCGCCCGAGGACGAGAGCACGCTAGGCAGCACTCTCCGCGGCCGGCAACCCCAGTGCTCGCGATCGCGAGCAGTAAGGGCCGCTCAGGGCAGCCCGAAGGCCGCCGCCGCGGCCGCCCAGGAGGCCTCCTCGACCTCGGCCGGGTCGACCCCGCGGGCGGCGGCGACCGCCGCCCCCACCACCGGCACGAGCGCCGGCTCGTTGCGCCGCCCCCGGTGCGGCACCGGGGCCAGGAACGGCGCGTCGGTCTCCACGAGCAGGCGGTCGGCGGGACAGAGGGCCGCCGCCTGCCGGACCTCGCCGGCGGTGCGGAAGCTCACGATCCCCGAGAACGACAGGTAGGCGCCGAGGTCGAGGCAGCGGCGGGCCTCGTCCGGCCCCCCGGTGAAGCAGTGGAACACGGTCCGCTCCGGCACGCCCTCGGAGCGCAGCACGGCCCAGGTGTCCGGCCACGCCTCGCGGCTGTGCACCACCAGGGCCAGGCCCAGGCGCCGGCTGGCGGCGATCTGCTCGGCGAAGGCCCGCCGCTGGGCCTCCCGGGGGCTGTGCTCGTAGTGGTAGTCGAGGCCGCACTCCCCGACCGCCACCACCGCCGGGTCCCCGGCGCGGGCCTCGAGCAGGGCCAGCACCCCCGCGGTCCCGGTGTCGGCGTCGTGGGGATGGAGCCCGACCGTGGCCCACAGCCCGGCCCCCGGACCGCCCAGGCCGGCGGCGACGTCGAGGGCCCGCTGGGACTCGGCGGCGCCGGTGCCGACCAGGACCATGCGCCCCACCCCGGCCTCCCGGGCCCGGGCCACGCTGGCGGCCGGGTCGGCGTCGTCGAGGACGTGGCAGTGGGTGTCGGTCCACACCGGCGTGACGCCGCCCCGCCGGTCAGGCCTGCTTGCGGGGGAACAGCGGCTCCCCGGTGAGGACCTGGAGGCCCCCGGGGTACCCGCCCCACGCCGCCGCCCCCGGCAGCCGCTGGTCGGCCGGGCTGCCGGCCAGCCCGATCCGCCTCCAGACCTCGGCGCACGCGCCGGGCACGGCCGGGTGGGCGAGCACGGCGACCACGCGGAGCGCCTCGAGGGCATCTCCGAGAACGGCGTCCACGGCGGGACCGGGCTCGGCCCGCCACGGCTCGGCCGCCTCCAGGGCGGCGTTGGTCTCGCGGATGATCTGCCAGGTGGCGTCGAGGGCCTCGCCCGGGGAGATCCGCCGCCACGCCTCGTCGGCCCGCGCCACGGCGGCGGCCACGACCGGAGCCAGGGCCGAGTCGGGACGGGGCGCCGGCCCCACCCCCCCGCACTTGCGGTTGACGACCGTCGTGACCCGCGACAGGAGGTTCCCGAGATTGTTGGCCAGGTCCCCGTTGTAACGGGAGACCATCCCCTCGTAGGAGAACTCCCCGTCCGCCCCGAACGGGGTGTCCCGCAGCAGGTGGTAGCGGAACCCGTCCACCCCGAAGTCGGCCGCCAGGTCGGCGGGGAAGATCTGGTTGAAGCGGGTCTTCGACATCTTCTCCCCGCCGACCAGCAGGTAGCCGTGCACCGAGATCCGCTGAGGGGGCTCGACGCCGGCAGCCAGGCACAGGGCCGGCCAGTACACGCAGTGGAAGCGGAGGATGTCCTTGCCGATGAGGTGGTGCACGGACGGCCACCAGGTGTCGAAGCGCTGCTGATCGACGCCGTACCCGATGGCGGTGGCGTAGTTGATGAGGGCGTCGTACCAGACGTAGAAGACGTGGCGCTCGTCCCACGGCACCCGGACGCCCCACGTGATCGACGTCCGGCTGATCGACACGTCGTCGAGGCCCTGGCGGATGATCCCCAGGGCCTCGTTGCGCTTGGCCTCCGGCGTCACCGCCCCGGGGTTGGCGGCGTACCACTCCAGCAGGCGGTCCGGGAGCCGGGACAGGCGGAAGAAATAATTCTCCTCCTCCAACCATTCCGCCGGGGTGGAGTGGATCGGGCAGGCCCGGCCGTCCCCGAGCTCGGACTCCCGGTAGTAGGCCTCGCAGGCCACGCAGTACCAGCCCTGGTAGGTGTCCAGCTCGATGTGGCCGTTGTCGTAGGCGGCCTGCAGGAACGCCTGTACCGAGACCCGGTGACGATCCTCGGTGGTGCGGATGAAGTCGTCGTAGTCGATCTCGAGCAGCTTCCACGCCTCGACGAAGCGGGCCGCGGTTCGATCTGCCTGTTCCTGGGGAGAAAGACCCGAGGCGTCGGCCGCCCGCTGCACCTTGAGCCCGTGCTCGTCGGTGCCGGTGAGGAAGAACACCTCGTCACCGGCCAAGCGGTGCCAGCGGGCAACCGCGTCGGCTATCACAGTGGTGTAGGCGTGCCCGATGTGGGGCACGTCATTCACGTAATAGATGGGGGTCGTCAGGAACAGGCGTCCCATGAATCCGTACCCTACCGACGGGCGAAGAGGAGTCCCATGATTAAGGCGACCGGGCTGCCACGACGGATCGACCACCTCGGGCGCATCGTGGTGCCGGTAGAGATGCGCCGGATGCTCGAGATCAGCCCCGGTGACGAGCTCGAGATCTCGGTGCAGGGTGACTCGATCACCCTGTCGCGCCTCAGGAAGGGCTGCGTGTTCTGCGGTGCCGAGCAGGACCTGCGGATCTACCGGGACAAGGAGATCTGCGCCAGCTGTGCAAGCGAGGTCCGCACGAGCTTCAACGGCTCCCACGAGTAGCGCCCGGGGCGGCGCCGGCCCCGGTCAGCGCAGGCGCAGGGCCACCTCGTAGGCCTTCCGGCGCGCCACGTCGAGCTCCTCGGCCACGGCGTGGGCGGCGTCGCGCGCCGACGCCCCCGCCTCCAGCCGGGCCCGCACCGCCGCCTCGATGGCCTCGTCCGGGAGCTCCGACTCGGACGGGGGCCGGCCGCCCAGGACGATGACGTGCTCCCCGCGCGCCGCGGCGATGGCGGCCAGCCGGGCCGCCTCTCCCAGGGGCCCCCGCCACACCTCCTCGTGCAGCTTGGTCAGCTCCCGGGCCACCGCCACCCGCCGGCCCGGCCCGCACGCCTCGGCCAGGTCCGCCAGGGTGGCGGCCACGCGGGGTGGGGCCTCGAAGATCACCGTGGTGCGATCGTCAGCGGCGATCTGGCGCATCCGGTCAGCCCGCTCGTGGCCCTTGCGGGGCAGGAACCCCTCGAAGGAGAACCGGTCGGTCGGCAGCCCGCTGGCCACGAGGGCGGCCAGCACCGCCGAGGGCCCGGGCACCACCTCGACGGGCAGCCCGGCGGCGGTGACGGCCGCGACCAGGCGGGCACCGGGGTCGGAGACCGCCGGCATCCCGGCGTCGGTCACCACGGCCACCCGCTTGCCCTCCCGCAGCCAGGCGACCACCTGGGCCACGCTCTGGGCCTCGCGGTGGGCGTGCACCGCCACCAGGCGCCGGCCGCGCACGCCGGCGTGGGTCAACAGCTGCCGGGTCCGCCTGGTGTCCTCGCACACGATCACGTCGGCGCCCTCGAGGGTGGCCACGGCGCGCGGGGTCAGGTCCCCCAGGTTACCGATGGGGGTGCCGACCAGCACCAGCGCCCCGGCGGCCCCGGTCATACCTCGACCTCCACCTCCAGCTTGTCCCCCGGCCGCAGGCACCACCTCTCGAACGACCCGGCGGCGGCCTCGATCACACACCGCGAGCGGAGCCGGGGCAGGACCAGGCGGAACGGGGCCACGGCGCTGACCAGGTGGACCACCACCATCTCGCTGTCGCAGAAGGCCACGTCGACGGCAAAGCGCATGCCGACGGTGTGCACGGCGCGGGCGGGCCGGAGCAGGACGGCGCCGTCGAAGCCGTCCCGCCCCCGCAGGCCCCGCAGCCGGGCGGCCCGGGACTCCATGACCTCGACGGAGGCCAGCACCTCCTTGTCGCGCAACAGCCAGGGCACAGTTTCCCTCGTCAGACGTTGAAGCGGATCTCCAGCACATCCCCGTCCGCCACCTCGTAGTCCTTGCCCTCGACGCGCAGCTTTCCGGCGTCCCGCGCCGCGCTCCACGAGCCGAGCGTCAGCAGCTCGTCCCAGCGGATCACCTCGGCCCGGATGAAGCCCCGCTGCAGGTCGGAGTGGATGACCCCGGCGCACTCGGGGGCGTGGGCCCCGGCCCGGAAGCTCCACGCCCGCGACTCCTTGTCGCCGGTCGTGAGGAAGGTCCGCCGGCCGAGCAGGTGGTAGGCGGCGCGCGCCACCCGGGGCAGCGCCCCCTCCCCGAGGCCGAGCCCCTCGAGCAGCTCGGCCCGCTCGGTGGTGTCGAGCTGGGCCGCCTCGGCCTCCAGCTGCACGCTCACTCCGAGGGCCTCGCCGGCGCCGCCGAGCTCGTCGGCCACCGGCTTCACCAGCACGTCGGCGTCGGCCAGCTGGCCCTCCCCCAGGTTGACCACGGCCAGCACCGGCTTGTCGGTCAGCAAGAAGAACGAGGCCAGCTCGCGCTTCTGCTCGGCGGTCAGCCCGGACCGGTACACCGGCGTCCCGGACTGCAGGAACGGCAGGGCGGCGTCGAGGGCCTCGACCTGGCCGGCCAGCGACTTGTCGGCCCGGGCCGCCTTGCGCTTCTTCTCGATCTGGGACTCCACGGTGGCGGCGTCGGCCAGCACCAGCTCCAGCTCCAGGACCGCCAGGTCCTCCACCGGGTCGGTCCCGCCCACCACCTCGGGGTCCTCGAACGCCCGCAGCACGTACAGCAGGGCGTCGGACTCGCGGATGCCGGCCAGGAAGCGGTTGCCGAGGCCCTCCCCGCTGGCCGCCCCGGCCACCAGACCGGCGATGTCGACCAGCTCGACGGTGGCGGGGACGGTCTTCTTCGACCGGCTCATCTCCGAGAGCGCGACCAGGCGGTGGTCGGGCACCTGGGCCACGCCCACGGTCGTCTCGGTGGTCGAGAAGGGGTGCGAGGCCACCGCCGCCGACCCGCCGGTCAGGGCGTTGAACAGAGAGGACTTCCCGGAGTTGGGCAGGCCGACGATACCCAGTCGCTCCGAGGCCATGAAGCCGGAAGGCTACTGCGGGGTCACCGGGCTTCCGGCCGGTACCCTCGGCCCATGTCCAAGAAGACCGCCAAGCGCAAGGGCCGCCGCAAGAAGGGCGCCAACCACGGCAAGAAGCCCAACTGCGGGCGGGGCTGACCGGCCCGGGAAGAGCGCCAAAGTGGCCATCCTGGCCGGCCTGGCGGTGGCGGACCCGCCGGCGCTGTGGGCGGAGCTGGGCTTCGGCGTGACCGGGAGCTCGTGCCGGGTCGCCACGGTGGACATCGCCCTCGGCGCCTCCGGATCGGGAGTGGTGTCCTGGGCCCTGGCCGCCGTCGACGCCGGGGGGGCGCTGGCCGACGGCAACGTCGACGGGCTGCCGACGGCCAGCGCCGACGACGCGTCCCCCGGCTGTC
This DNA window, taken from Acidimicrobiales bacterium, encodes the following:
- the rsmA gene encoding 16S rRNA (adenine(1518)-N(6)/adenine(1519)-N(6))-dimethyltransferase RsmA, with protein sequence MPRPPKESSRSASSGERLGRARLTELLAAHGLRPSRALGQNFLVDPNTAERIVRLAGVGPGDRVVEIGAGLGSLTTALAAVGASVLAVEIDRRLAAVLRDEVAPAGVTVVEADATRADWSSLLPGTGWVLVANLPYNVATPLVVELLEGVPAIARMLVMVQKEVAERLASPPGSRAYGAVSVKVAYWARAEVVGTVPPTVFVPRPRVESALVRIDRRPAPAVDPAVVDYRRLAEVVVAGFGRRRKMLRGALAAVGASVLAVEID
- a CDS encoding septal ring lytic transglycosylase RlpA family protein, whose translation is MSDADPNPRRLLLPVALCASVLVAPLLLHRPGGARVAHSASRPARVTAGRDSHAASSAASRSDAVPMTADQLAALESAAAGAGTVSAQAASRAVPTADVASTDTLASTTTTVAVAPARPEVRAATTTTTTTEAPTTTTTEPRTTTTTTRPSTTTTSRSSSNSETGSASWYQAPAGTCAHPSLPFGTVVTVTNLANGATTKCRVEDRGPYAGGRIIDLSESTFSQIASTSQGVIQVRIEW
- a CDS encoding TatD family hydrolase, coding for MWTDTHCHVLDDADPAASVARAREAGVGRMVLVGTGAAESQRALDVAAGLGGPGAGLWATVGLHPHDADTGTAGVLALLEARAGDPAVVAVGECGLDYHYEHSPREAQRRAFAEQIAASRRLGLALVVHSREAWPDTWAVLRSEGVPERTVFHCFTGGPDEARRCLDLGAYLSFSGIVSFRTAGEVRQAAALCPADRLLVETDAPFLAPVPHRGRRNEPALVPVVGAAVAAARGVDPAEVEEASWAAAAAAFGLP
- a CDS encoding class I tRNA ligase family protein, coding for MGRLFLTTPIYYVNDVPHIGHAYTTVIADAVARWHRLAGDEVFFLTGTDEHGLKVQRAADASGLSPQEQADRTAARFVEAWKLLEIDYDDFIRTTEDRHRVSVQAFLQAAYDNGHIELDTYQGWYCVACEAYYRESELGDGRACPIHSTPAEWLEEENYFFRLSRLPDRLLEWYAANPGAVTPEAKRNEALGIIRQGLDDVSISRTSITWGVRVPWDERHVFYVWYDALINYATAIGYGVDQQRFDTWWPSVHHLIGKDILRFHCVYWPALCLAAGVEPPQRISVHGYLLVGGEKMSKTRFNQIFPADLAADFGVDGFRYHLLRDTPFGADGEFSYEGMVSRYNGDLANNLGNLLSRVTTVVNRKCGGVGPAPRPDSALAPVVAAAVARADEAWRRISPGEALDATWQIIRETNAALEAAEPWRAEPGPAVDAVLGDALEALRVVAVLAHPAVPGACAEVWRRIGLAGSPADQRLPGAAAWGGYPGGLQVLTGEPLFPRKQA
- a CDS encoding AbrB/MazE/SpoVT family DNA-binding domain-containing protein — translated: MIKATGLPRRIDHLGRIVVPVEMRRMLEISPGDELEISVQGDSITLSRLRKGCVFCGAEQDLRIYRDKEICASCASEVRTSFNGSHE
- the rsmI gene encoding 16S rRNA (cytidine(1402)-2'-O)-methyltransferase, giving the protein MTGAAGALVLVGTPIGNLGDLTPRAVATLEGADVIVCEDTRRTRQLLTHAGVRGRRLVAVHAHREAQSVAQVVAWLREGKRVAVVTDAGMPAVSDPGARLVAAVTAAGLPVEVVPGPSAVLAALVASGLPTDRFSFEGFLPRKGHERADRMRQIAADDRTTVIFEAPPRVAATLADLAEACGPGRRVAVARELTKLHEEVWRGPLGEAARLAAIAAARGEHVIVLGGRPPSESELPDEAIEAAVRARLEAGASARDAAHAVAEELDVARRKAYEVALRLR
- a CDS encoding DUF192 domain-containing protein, whose amino-acid sequence is MPWLLRDKEVLASVEVMESRAARLRGLRGRDGFDGAVLLRPARAVHTVGMRFAVDVAFCDSEMVVVHLVSAVAPFRLVLPRLRSRCVIEAAAGSFERWCLRPGDKLEVEVEV
- the ychF gene encoding redox-regulated ATPase YchF, whose protein sequence is MASERLGIVGLPNSGKSSLFNALTGGSAAVASHPFSTTETTVGVAQVPDHRLVALSEMSRSKKTVPATVELVDIAGLVAGAASGEGLGNRFLAGIRESDALLYVLRAFEDPEVVGGTDPVEDLAVLELELVLADAATVESQIEKKRKAARADKSLAGQVEALDAALPFLQSGTPVYRSGLTAEQKRELASFFLLTDKPVLAVVNLGEGQLADADVLVKPVADELGGAGEALGVSVQLEAEAAQLDTTERAELLEGLGLGEGALPRVARAAYHLLGRRTFLTTGDKESRAWSFRAGAHAPECAGVIHSDLQRGFIRAEVIRWDELLTLGSWSAARDAGKLRVEGKDYEVADGDVLEIRFNV